The nucleotide sequence TTACAGATTTTTATGTATAGATATTGTTTATGGGGGTTGAAGAGGTTATGAAATGGAGGAGAGAAATGtaattggaagaaaaaagatttgaactttTTGGAGTGGAGGAATTATGTTGTTTATCCTAAGATTTCTCTCGAACGTAGCCAAtgttaatgtcaaaactatggCCGATTTGTTTcacaatttgaatttgaatcaaggATAATGGGCTTAAATTCATTACTACTCGATGGTAACTTTAGAATTTGCCTGCCTGCTAAGGTTTTGGTCTCGAAATCCTTGTAAAAGTTTTTACTCTTTGATTTGGCGTCATGTTCTGATTGATATGCTATGTGTAGATGTCGTTCAAAGGCATTGTTCGCGAGCTGCGGGGGATGAAAGATGGAATTGGGAGCATGTCAAGGCGAGTTGGTGAGCGGAAGCTTTGGCGTAGAAGGACGTTGTCGCATATTGCTCCTGATATGGCTCCAACCCCTCCAACTGATGTGATTCAGCAGGGTCAGTGGGCGAACTTGCCTCCGGAATTGCTTTTGGACATAATTCAGAGGGTAGAAGAAAGTGAAACCTCGTGGCCTGCTCGAGCTGTCGTTGTTTTTTGTGGTTCAGTTTGTAAGTCATGGAGGGACATTACGAGGGAGATAGTCAAAACTCCTGAGCAATGTGGAAGGCTCACATTTCCAATCTCATTGAAGCAGGTGTTGCTTTATTCTAATGCCTCTAAAGTTTGTGCTTACTTGTACTGATTGCCTCCTCTGAAATAGCGTTTGTTTTGTGGTGTGCTTTGTGTAGCCGGGGCCTCGCCAGTCTCCAATACAGTGCTTCATTAGAAGGAATAGAGAAACTTCCACATTTTATCTGTACTGTGGTCTGGCACCATGTAAGTAGCGTTCTTATTAGAGAAAATGCAACTTTTTCATCGTGGATTGCAGTTAGTTATATTGTACGTTTCCGTCAATCTTAGGAATAGCATTTCTAAAGATATCTTGCTCCTTTAACATTCTCGCTTTAGATTATTTGCCACGGAGAAGTGTCTGACGAAAAGAAATCTTATAAGTTGCTACATGATGTTCACTTATGCTATTAAATTTACAGCCGAGGGCGAGAAAGATAAATTACTGCTAGCTGCCAAAAGGATCAGAAGGGCAACAAGCACAGAGTTCGTTATATCTTTGGTTTCAGATGATTTTTCTCGATCCAGCAGTACATATGTTGGTAAATTGAGGTAAGTGTGCTCTACTATAATTTGCAAATATCTCAGTCAAGTTATTATTAGTTAATGTTCTCGACAACTCATTCAACAATTGTTTTACCAGGTCCAACTTTCTGGGTACCAAGTTCACCGTATATGACAGCCAGCCTCCATGTGGTGCGGTACCCAAACCAAATAATCGATCATCTCGAAGGTTCCATTCTAAGCAGGTATCTCCAAGAGTACCAGCGTGTAACTACAGCGTTGGCAACATCTCTTACGAGCTCAATATTTTTTGCACAAGAGGTCCAAGGAGAATGCATTGTGCTATGCACTCCATTCCTGTCTCGTCCATTCAGGAGGGGGGCACCGCCCCAACACCAACATCGTTGCCACAAGCCTATGACGAACAATTTGCTGTCTCACCAAGTTCAAAAGAAAAGGATCTGCTCACAGAGTTCAGCTCTACAACCCTCTCGGAGCCAAACATGTCTGCCCCGGGCGCAGAGCCACTGGTTTTGAAAAACAAGTCTCCTAGGTGGCATGAGCAGCTACAATGCTGGTGCCTTAACTTTAGAGGACGCGTTACAGTGGCTTCTGTGAAAAACTTCCAGCTTGTGGCAGCTGTTGATCCGTCCCACAACGTTTCGGCTGAAGAGCAAGAGAGGGTAATCCTACAGTTTGGAAAGATCGGAAAAGACATCTTCACCTTGGATTATCGCTACCCGCTGTCCTGTTTCCAAGCGTTTGCGATCTGCTTAAGCAGCTTCGACACCAAGCCAGCATGTGAATGAAAAACTTGGTTGTAGAACATGATCGTCATTTGCTGAATTCTGTTCTGTAATTTCGAACCATATCCATGTTCTATGTAAAAGTTCTTCGTGCTTGATCGTTTAATTCTGAAAATCGCAGCTATTTCAATCAGTTCATTTTTCTCATGGCTGCCACTCTGGAATCTGTCTCGTAAGCTGTTTTTGCGGTGCAACTGAATCTAAAACTAGAAGTTGAATGAATGTCATCTGTATATAGGGTTACGAGGGCCAAGCATCCATAGATATGTACGCATCATGTTGGTATTAAATGTATTCAATTAGTGTAAGATGCCGAAGAATCGTTCCTGAACTTTCTTTGTTCTGGTCCTTGTGGAACAGTAACGACATGAGTACTCATTACGTTGTATGGTGAGAGCTGTATACAAAATGatgtttctctttttctttttattattattatttttttaaattattaataggagaaattgtagcaatggttcctcaactGTAATCTGTAATGATCTCTAAACTAAAAATGTATGactattggtcccttaactcctCAAAACTTGTAGCTATAGTTATTTTTTTCAACTCAAATGAGTCACGTGCCACGCACATGAAGCTAAATCAAAGGGCAAATATGGAAAACTAAATGAAACAATTGTAGCAgtggtccttcaactttaacttGACTGGGgaaatggttcctcaactttaacccaattagagcaatttgattaaagttgagggaccattgctacaattttctcttattaatattattattaagaaaatttaGGGAAGGGGGAGTTTCTAACACAGCGTACTGGTAGAAACCTAACACTCTATTCACTAGTATCTCTAATTGTAAAAGTATCTCCGATTCTCCATGCTTATATGACGGATTTTCAACGTAATGAGCGACAGATTTTCAGCTAATGATGAGAGAAATCTAGCAAAATGATATGCTTAAAAAGTTCTAGATCTAAAGTAAATTCGCACTCGAAAAGGATGATTAAAGAGATTCGTATGAGTCATGCGCGGCACTTTAGGTGACACATGCTTCATTTTGTAAACGACATGTATTCTTGGATTCTTGCTTTATTGCATGGTTTTGGCATCTCAAAAGTAGTTTTAGCTAAAAGCTAATTACTTCTTGATCAAGTCAGAGCTTAATGGTCAAGCATCCTGATTACTCTACTACTGTCGGACAACGACGTTTCAAGTTAATAATGATGCCGGCAGACGACAGACCTGAGCGTAGCCAAGTTGTGTAAGTTGGCTATAAAGTAGACTCAAAATTCAAAGAAGCTTTAGAGAACTCGGTTGAAAATTCAAATTATGTAATGAACGTATCAAACATCAGTTTCATTGCCAGTGAACATTACATTGGAGATTCAAAATGTTACAAATATTACAAAGAGAAACTTCCTCGCGGCGCATAGAATGTGGTTTAGGGATTCCGTCCAGTTTCAGTTCAAGGTCCGGCATTTCCCGTCTCGTTGTTTCGTCGTCGGATCACATTTCTCATCTCACAGTAGAATAGGTAATGAACTCCCTTGAAGTAAACTGAAACGGCTGATGCGGAATAGGGTTCCTGCGGTGCACATtttaaatgaaataaattaaaaaaaaaatcacactatTTCTCATATCAGTAATCAGTGAGCAAGACAAGATAAGGAGACGCACGGTCGAGGGCCGTAAACTTTGATCTGGCGCACGTGAGTGTCTCTCCCGTTCAGGTGATTCGATAACACAGAGATTTGCAGCATAAAAGTGTTGACAAAAGTTTCCCTGCCAAACATATTTGCACAGAAGATTTCAAAACTCGAACAATAGTCTAATAAATTGAACATGACCACCATATGATCTATTTTTGCAAATGTTTCTTTAAGCATATCATCATCATTCATCAAGCAAATCGGATGCAAGCTTATCTTACCGTCATGTCTTTGAACTACATTGAAGGGAAATGGAACGATCACTTGTTCGATTTGTTTGTCTTAGATTCATGTCACGACTTTTGTGCTATCACAAAATGAAATAAGATGTCATTTAACCCAATTTATTTCCCAACTTCTTTCTCATCTCTCTGATAATTAGGGAGAACAGTTacattctaaatatttttcaatGAAGTATTAGATATCAGATCAAGAAGACGAATTGGACAACTAACTTTTGAATTGTTAACAACAAAATCCTACCCATCAAGCCACTACTCACCAAGATTTAAATTTGCGCACAGATGGAATGACAACAATGCATTGTAATCAAAACAATACAGAAACGACATGTAGAAATATGCATGACTACAAATGCTCGAAAACAAACAACGGTTTCACTGCATACCTTGGATCATTTCCAGACAGTGATATATGAACCCAACCCGTTGGCTTATCAAGCTCCACGGTTTTTATGTCCTACAATCATTTGCAGCAAGATAGTCAAAAGTTAACCTAATTGGGTCTATGCCAGCATCACAATGCAGTATATTACAAAAGATAATATATGAACAATtaactgtttttctttttggtacgATATTCTAAATTACTCTAATCTATAAGAATTTCAACTCGGGGTACACTGACTTGGCCAACTTGCCTAATTCACAATTGCGAATAATTCACTGTTCAAACCAACTAACCAAGCATAAAACCACCCAGAAGAGATAAACATACTACCTTCAAGTTGTGAAAGCCGTCGCCAGCTCGGATTGAGATCTTACACGGCGTATAGCTCTCATCAAGCTTGAAATCCACATAGAGAACAACAAGCTGAAATTTATTTTTGGtgggaaaaataaaaacccatcagtcaaaattaaattttggatttttaaacaactgaaaattttaaactttcAGACGTACTTGGAGCTTCACTTTCCTCTGGAATTGAACGTTCACCAAATGAGGCTGCGCACCGTCGGATCTGCAAACCaagaacaaacaaacaaaattaaagttcaaagatttcaaattttttagggACTAAAAAAGGGAAAGGGGAATTGAAGCAGAGACTGCCAGTAGGTGTCGAGATTGTCGTCACGGAGAGACGAAACGCCATTGCCGGCCTTGCAGGAGCTGACGCTCCAAGCAGCCTTCTTGCCCATTTCTCTGAGATCGTCGTCGACTACCAGCAGCTGGTTCCCTCCCGTCAGCTTCGCATCCTCTTCTCCCTCCGATGACTCCGTCGCCATTGCCTCCTCTTCTATGATTGATTCTTTGAACAGgaattagaagaaaaagaacCGTAATTTGATCGAGttcctaaaacccaaaaaagcCTAGCTGGATAGCAGAAAccaatcaaatcaaaaccctaaatccaaAATCTGCAAAAGTGAAGCGATTGCCTCGGTGAGGAATTTGAATTGTGTCTTCCGTGGCCTTTCAGGGGTATGattgaaaaaaaaggagaagttTTAGTGGCGCTGGTTAAATTGGCCGTTTTGATGGGAGGAAAATTGAATAAAGCAAAATTTTGCGCTAGAGGAAGGGCTTGAACCTTCGACCTTGTGGTTAACAGCCACACGCTCTAACCAACTGAGCTACTCcagcttttattattttatattatccCTACATATTTTTCAACAAACAGTATTTCTTAGAGGTTAACGCCCATTTTACTTTCTAACAAAAGTCCACCGAAACAATTGTTCTCTTCAACTGAAGTCAATAAGTTACATATCATTTGCATATCATTGACACTCTAGAAAAGTTTTCATGCACTCGTTCTTTACTATATGAGGGACATAGAAAGTGTGTCGGAACATGTTGAAATGTCACTAACAGTCTTCTATCATATAATAGTTGGAGACTTGCCACTAATAGAGGGTGAATGAGATTAGAGTTAACGATTTAACGAGTTAAATTGCGTGGGAATATATGATCCAAAGGTTACTAGAAAATGAAATCATATCTTGTTTGATTTGGAAGAAtgtgttgataaaaaaaataaccaacGCATGAGAATGAGAAAGGAGAATCTAATCCAATGTTGCTtgtgaaataaaattttatgttgttggaatttttttttttgtgttcgaAACAGTTGATAAGTGATTGGGCGTGGAATAGTTCATGTCAGAGGGCTGGGCAAACCGTTGGAGTTTTTACATCTTCCTTCTCAAAACcgccaacaggatcctctctggatcctttGGTGAGGATTTTCGGGATCCATGAATAGGATCCGTGAATAGTGtttattcatcgtacatcgtgcggttaatttttatcaggtactatttgtgtttaattttaaataaaaatatttaaaatgatttttaacagcataatgtacgatgaacggacacgattcacggattccggatcctcacaaagaggatcgaGGATCCGGATTCTCAAAACCGTACCTTTTCCCATTGAACTTCACCAACGCTTGCCATTTTAGAGCACTTAACCCAGGCAACCACCTGACTAATGCATCTCCAAGTTTCCACTTACCATCAACTGCGTGACAACatacaaagaagataaaaatCTGATCCAGCACCAGCGCCTGCACACTGAAGTTCCGGCTTCTGAGCTTCTGAAGCCGTCCTGATACGGCTGAAAGAGCGTAGCAGGATTGTCTTTCCCGGCTCATTGTTCATTGGTTTAACTGAAACAAACGTGAAACCTTACAAAACCAGGCAAATTACAATGACAAAAGGAAAGCGCATCAAATAACATCATATTGTATACACCTTACttagtatgtatatatacaGCAGCAAAAGGGAAGAGGATACATTATGAATGAAGAAAAAAGCCCACGACTTTGCTGAAATCTAGAAACCCGATAAAAAAAACCTAAGTGAAAATTAGTATATGATTACAGAGACCTGCCAACTCCTTTCCGTATTTACCTACAACGTGAGGATACTTTTCCTCACTTCTTAAGAACCACAAAGCGCTCCAGCCTGGAAGCAATTAGTCTTACCGGGCAGAAGAGATTTGGAGACGCTGTGGCATAAGAAGCAAGCCAACAGAGAggcttcatttcttctttttcagtGCAAGGGAACAGGGTTTTGAGAACATGGACATTAATGCTGAAGTCTTTGATGATTTCTTTTCAGTAGAGCAATTTCCGTCATCTCTGGATGCATCACGGTCAGTAGATCCAGAGCATTCGTGCTCATCGGCATATTTGAAGTCTCTTAAGAGCCGTCGCACTTCCAACGCACTTGTCTTTGCTCTTGCTGTCGCCTTGTTAGATAAATCGACAAGCGATGGGATAACACCCTCGTGCATGACCAACTGACAATATTCATCACGCTGAGAGCATAAAGAAACGAGGATATCAACAGCATGCTCTTGGTCCTCACTGCTGCCTGTCTCGAGGAGTTCAGCAATAGAAGCAATGCATCCATGTGTTTCAGCAATCGAAATCCTGGCCTCTTCTGTATCGcacaaatttttaaatatagaaatgCAGACTCCCGAAAGAACGTCATCTTTAAAGAAAGAAACCAATTTTGGTATGCACTCCAAAGATACAATTTTTGAGCAAATGTCCTTAGATAAGGACAAGTTACGCAAAATCTTAATGGCTTGTCCTTGTAAATCTTTGTTCTGGGAGTCGAGGAGTTTTAGAATGGATGTAAGTGCACCAGATTCTGAGATCTTAGACCCGCAATACTGGTGGCCAGACACAACTTCCAGTATGGCAAGAACTTCTTCCGTTACCTTTGAATCAAGATAATATGCCAGCAGATTATATGCCTCTTCACGTAGATACGTTATCCCATTTCTACAGTAGGCAGCAAAAACGAAATTAAAAGAATCTAAAAAACAACCGCAGTATGGATTTGATGCATAAAACAGTTCACTAGACCACAACTTAGGCATGCAAGAGTAATGAATTCCCagctacaaaataaaaaaaaattacctgcTTTTGCTCACAAAGGTCAGTAATAATTCCAATCCATCCCTCTGAGCTTTTACATCGTCCAGGTAATGCGCGTCCCTCAAAAATTTGATGAGAGGTTCAACAAAATTCTTAGATGACATAGCATAGGAAGCTTGAGGATTGCATTTCAAATGGTTTTTGACATCTTCGACAGCCTTGCACTGGGATTCCCATTGGAGTTCACCGAGTTCAGATGGAAATTGCACACCAGTCTCGCGTTTTTTAGCATTCTGGTAGTTCAGAGAATCATTGTCGTTCTGCACCAAACTCGAGCCATTTTCAATCTTATTGCGCGATGAGTCCGAATTGTAACTGGTATCTAAGGACCCAAATGATATATTGCTGAAGTCCATCTGTAGGTGAAGATCATTCATAGAGCTGCCTAAACTAGCAATGGAAGTGGACGATGTTTCCCATGAGAGGGCTTCTGGTTGCACACTTGGGTCCGGAAGGGCAACTCCGTTCTGTGTACACCACCTTGATATTAACTCCTTCATGGCAATGTTCGGAGTCAATGACAGGTTGTTTAGTTTCACATTAGTATTTGGGCATGTATCGTGACCCTCATCAAACCACTTCTGTATCCACATCCTTTCATATGTTTGTCCAGAATCAATGACAACAGGATCGTACATCATTCCGGAAGATATTCTACACATAAATGCTTCAGGAGGTACAGCTCCACGAAACAAGTTTCTTTGTGCCTTGGACTCGCCATAACCAATGGGAGATTCAATTTCAGCGTGTTGATTAGATTCAAAACCATTTCCAGAATTCTCAGGAACAAATGATCCTTGTTGCTGCTCTGAGGCACTCTCTGTTTGCTTTCCCGTTATCAACTTTCCATGCTTATTCAATAGATACATGAAataagtcaaaatctgtttttttCGAGTTTCATTGTCGCCAACTTTATCTAGCAGCTTCTTAATAGATCTTTTCTCCATTAAGATTGCCTTCGATGATGTAATATGGAGCCTAAGGGATGCAATTTGAAGAGCCTTGATTTCATAATCCTCCCTTTGGTTTGATCGAGAAGAATCATTATGAAGCAATTCTCGAACAACCCTCCCTGCTTCTTCTTCAGATGGGTCCACTATAAATGTTGCACCTTTAAGATCATCAGCTACTTGAGAGATCTGCAAATGACATTTCATCATCATCTCAACCAAATAACTGAGACTTAATTGGTATGaaccaacataaaaaattataaattatatgacACAGATTATGGTGATCTCGAGCCCAGCTGACATTACTTTTATACAAAAAGCCCCAAATCATTAACAAAATATGCTtccggaaaagaaaaaaaaaaggctagtACGTCAAACCTTCAACATTGTTTTGATTGATGGATAATATCTATAAAGGTTTGACTTGAGCAATGATCAATCAAAAAATGATTGTTGTACTGTTGCATGCAGGTCTATGCCCAGCACCCCAATCTAAAGGGATTTGGATTGTGGGAAAAGGAATTACAAAAAGATCATGCAAATTTTAGTAGGAAAAAGGGAATGTAAGTTGACAAACCTGCATCACCAACATCATTGGAACCCAGTTCTGAATTTCCCGTAAGCTTTGCTCCAACAATTTCCTTGATTTTTGACATCTTAAAACTATCACATCCCCAGTAACTGCCTGCAAGTCAACCATAAAATGACAGGTAGGTACACAGTTCATATTGGACAAACCGTAATGACAAAACTAAAGAAATTCCTTGATTATGCATTTCAACACAGCTAACCCGTAGGCATTGAAGAAAGCTTCATAAAGAGAGTTTCTCAAACGTAAGTTTCATTGGGAAATGTAGAGGTTTCCTAGAAGAATAAACATCCTAAAAAGGGATGCAGTAGGGAGCAATTGCAGCTGCTGTTCCAGCAACTAATTtcagaaatatttttttcaaatacttGAAAAGCGATTTACAATATTGACacatttagagagagagagagagagagagagagagagaaacagaatTCATCTCACTCCATGTAATTTCTTACACTAAATCATCCAAGGGTACAAACCAGGTAGAGTTTACTAGACTCGCTGCAATGCTGAAGAAGTAGCTTGGCTTTCTCAATTCCACTATTTAACAAGCATAGAGCCTGTATTCCTGTTGAGCAGCGAGGTCGAGCTGCTTCTATCTCTGGAAATATCCTGGAGATTTTATCTACCAACCTCAGAAGTTCCGAGCACATTAAACGATGAACCTGTTACCACGAATAACAATTATGTAAAAATTTCTAACTAATATGactaaacaattaaataaaaacacttaaaaagttTAAGGACACATAATCTCAAGTCTGAGGTTCCTCAGAGTATCCATTAGAATTACAAGGAAACATGATCATTGTCACTTTCCTGAAATTAGGTCTCAGTTAAATACATCCTAacatctcttctttttttcttttcttatttttcccaCACAATTGCAGAAATAGCATAAGGGTAATATTCTGTTATCTTGAAGAAAGATCAGTAATTACGTGGTTTTTCTCGTCCCATGTATTATATTTGCAAACAGCACCATATTATCTCCTTCCAAAAATCAGCTATTGGTTGTAAAAATAGTCATGCCTATAGCAACGGCAACAGATACCCAAAAAACGACAAGTTGTGTAAAATTTGGACTTCATTtcataaggaaaactaatgaaaaaggcttgaaaactttaagttttaatcaaaatgacaaaaaggtgttgtaagtgaatagtatcagaagtgactttttaaagtaaaaaaatatctttttcgttaaaagtgaacaataccaagagtgttttgttaaaactccctatttcATAAATCAAATACAGACTAGACAATTCACAATTTCATTAGTTTGGTTTAAGAAGAGTTGTCCCTTGTTGTAAGTGACAAAAGTTGATCAGACATCAATGCAATGAATGCATCTTCAAAATTAAACATCGAATATGCAACAAAATAAGAGACTTATTTAGCATATTATACCTTAAAGGAATGATGTTTTCTCGCTGCCTCCACCACTTCAGCAGCACCGTTACCCATTCGAGAGAAATTATCTCATATCTGGGCATTCAATAAGAAAAAGATGGttactttcatgtgtttgtaaCATATTATGAAAACAATCTGATATTCCATAAACGTCAATCCATACGCAAAACGATGTGATTCAGGCACAAGTTCGGAGCAAACCCAAATTTGAAACTTTATAGTTTCACATTAAAGCATTAGTCAGAAATGGTAAACAAGAAAAGTCAAGAATTCATCAAAAAGTAACACTCGCCATAAAATTAGGTTAtaaagtttataacatttccaTATCAAGAACCATATGCAGAGTCTAGCAGAGCTCTTGACACAAAAGCAATTTCATTTCTATGCAGCATAAACGAATTGTTTACCAATAACGGAATTCGGGTACAAAAAAATCATCACAGAAGACCAAATTTGATAACTTCAACCGGGAAACGTTCATGTTTGGATTCATGTACGCCGCATAGATTCACAATTTCACATACTAACTTGCTAAAGTTCTtacaaattattaaataatactcGAGTTCTTGCACAAGTTTGATCGACTTTGAGAATAGAGTTGAAGACTGCAAAAACTTATGCAGGAGGACCCCTTTCAATctgtgttttcttttatttacatCAATACATGCCAATGagaatatataaatacacaaaaaatatTACCTTCCAAACTGA is from Pyrus communis chromosome 10, drPyrComm1.1, whole genome shotgun sequence and encodes:
- the LOC137747371 gene encoding tubby-like F-box protein 5, which codes for MSFKGIVRELRGMKDGIGSMSRRVGERKLWRRRTLSHIAPDMAPTPPTDVIQQGQWANLPPELLLDIIQRVEESETSWPARAVVVFCGSVCKSWRDITREIVKTPEQCGRLTFPISLKQPGPRQSPIQCFIRRNRETSTFYLYCGLAPSEGEKDKLLLAAKRIRRATSTEFVISLVSDDFSRSSSTYVGKLRSNFLGTKFTVYDSQPPCGAVPKPNNRSSRRFHSKQVSPRVPACNYSVGNISYELNIFCTRGPRRMHCAMHSIPVSSIQEGGTAPTPTSLPQAYDEQFAVSPSSKEKDLLTEFSSTTLSEPNMSAPGAEPLVLKNKSPRWHEQLQCWCLNFRGRVTVASVKNFQLVAAVDPSHNVSAEEQERVILQFGKIGKDIFTLDYRYPLSCFQAFAICLSSFDTKPACE
- the LOC137748483 gene encoding anaphase-promoting complex subunit 10 encodes the protein MATESSEGEEDAKLTGGNQLLVVDDDLREMGKKAAWSVSSCKAGNGVSSLRDDNLDTYWQSDGAQPHLVNVQFQRKVKLQLVVLYVDFKLDESYTPCKISIRAGDGFHNLKDIKTVELDKPTGWVHISLSGNDPRETFVNTFMLQISVLSNHLNGRDTHVRQIKVYGPRPNPIPHQPFQFTSREFITYSTVR
- the LOC137748151 gene encoding U-box domain-containing protein 5-like — encoded protein: MGNGAAEVVEAARKHHSFKVHRLMCSELLRLVDKISRIFPEIEAARPRCSTGIQALCLLNSGIEKAKLLLQHCSESSKLYLAVTGDVIVLRCQKSRKLLEQSLREIQNWVPMMLVMQISQVADDLKGATFIVDPSEEEAGRVVRELLHNDSSRSNQREDYEIKALQIASLRLHITSSKAILMEKRSIKKLLDKVGDNETRKKQILTYFMYLLNKHGKLITGKQTESASEQQQGSFVPENSGNGFESNQHAEIESPIGYGESKAQRNLFRGAVPPEAFMCRISSGMMYDPVVIDSGQTYERMWIQKWFDEGHDTCPNTNVKLNNLSLTPNIAMKELISRWCTQNGVALPDPSVQPEALSWETSSTSIASLGSSMNDLHLQMDFSNISFGSLDTSYNSDSSRNKIENGSSLVQNDNDSLNYQNAKKRETGVQFPSELGELQWESQCKAVEDVKNHLKCNPQASYAMSSKNFVEPLIKFLRDAHYLDDVKAQRDGLELLLTFVSKSRNGITYLREEAYNLLAYYLDSKVTEEVLAILEVVSGHQYCGSKISESGALTSILKLLDSQNKDLQGQAIKILRNLSLSKDICSKIVSLECIPKLVSFFKDDVLSGVCISIFKNLCDTEEARISIAETHGCIASIAELLETGSSEDQEHAVDILVSLCSQRDEYCQLVMHEGVIPSLVDLSNKATARAKTSALEVRRLLRDFKYADEHECSGSTDRDASRDDGNCSTEKKSSKTSALMSMFSKPCSLALKKKK